The following are encoded together in the Oncorhynchus kisutch isolate 150728-3 linkage group LG8, Okis_V2, whole genome shotgun sequence genome:
- the LOC109895179 gene encoding protein C9orf135 gives MSDTKMYYSRPTLISNWHKNREAEPKDYDFTLCPDGKKKLSKSTYKHFGTYMDADWSTSTETQMSQYLLKRDYEPKKMLKSMVEADHFQSADFDKRTVRDTAGHVTGVTNSILPHHRPGHDKMKLDSTYAVDYLPPWDSSKETRTMKSRAADSIPDYRKPKSQFTDTADYRRGGRNTWQDESGVYGTLGATSRAQAQPSNPICP, from the exons ATGTCTGATACCAAGATGTATTACAGCAGACCAACTCTTATTTCCAATTG GCATAAAAACAGAGAGGCAGAACCCAAAGACTATGACTTCACTCTGTGTCCAGATGGAAAGAAGAAACTCAGTAAATCTACCTACAAACACTTTGGAACCTACATGGATGCT GATTGGAGCACAAGCACAGAAACACAAATGTCACAGTATCTACTGAAGAGAGATTATGAGCCCAAGAAGATGCTCAAGTCTATGGTAGAGGCTGACCACTTCCAGTCTGCAGACTTTGACAAACGTACCGTCAG AGACACAGCAGGACATGTGACTGGTGTGACCAATAGCATCCTGCCACATCATCGCCCCGGGCATGACAAGAT GAAGTTGGACTCCACATATGCAGTGGATTACCTGCCCCCATGGGACTCCAGCAAAGAGACG AGGACCATGAAGAGCCGAGCAGCAGACAGCATTCCTGACTACAGGAAGCCCAAGTCCCAGTTCACAGACACCGCCGACTACCGTCGCGGGGGCAGGAACACCTGGCAGGATGAGAGCGGGGTCTATGGTACACTGGGGGCCACATCCAGGGCCCAGGCTCAGCCATCCAACCCTATCTGCCCCTAG